One Nicotiana sylvestris chromosome 12, ASM39365v2, whole genome shotgun sequence genomic window carries:
- the LOC138883507 gene encoding uncharacterized protein, with translation MTNDNGNQAVPMMIANASTSRTLTLAPAEKPEKFFGLDFKWWQQKMFFYLTTLSLQKFIKEDVPVLPDETPENERFLVIEVWKHSDFLCKNYVLSGLEDDLYNVYSGVETSKELWTALEKKYKIEDVGLKKFVAAKFLDYKVVDNKSVITQVQELLVIIHDLLVEGLVINEAFQVAPMIEKSPPFWKDFKNYLKYKRKEMSFEDLIV, from the exons atgactaatgataatGGGAACCAGGCTGTTCCAATGATGATTGCCAATGCATCAACAAGCCGAACACTGACGTTGGCACCGGCGGAGAAACCCGAAAAATTTTTTGGGTTAGATTTCAAGTGGtggcagcagaagatgttcttctacttgactactttaagtctgcagaagttcatcaaggaagatgttcctgttcttcccgatgaaactccagagaatgaacgctttctcgtgattgaggtgtggaagcattctgattttCTGTGCAAGAATTAtgttcttagcggactggaggacgatttgtataatgtctacagtggcgtggaaacgtcaaaagaattgtggactgcacttgaaaagaaatacaaaattgaAGATGTCGGGTTGAAGAAATTCGTTGCCGCCAAGTTCTTGGACTACAAAGTGGTAGATAataagtctgttattacccaagtccaggaattgctagtgattattcacgatctccttgttgaag gtcttgtcatcaatgaagcattccaagtagcaccGATGATTGAGAAGTCGCCTCCTTtctggaaggacttcaaaaactacttgaaataCAAACGCAAAGAGATGTCttttgaagatctcattgtttga